In Euwallacea similis isolate ESF13 chromosome 17, ESF131.1, whole genome shotgun sequence, a single window of DNA contains:
- the LOC136414416 gene encoding uncharacterized protein, giving the protein MLPNRKRKSSLEREPQNPKIKKLKDAWKTFPEIKGLLNEASLDQTSPEPINEAKIKMNKLLPDDYDFIILTASTKPDDQNQGSDAVFGCIRLPILTKEDAFKWLKKFEKKTFTSYRSQNHWKCNSGTGLTKNKFVCSFRNPNKLSDSCKACLIFTIKDANEVATNPDYYLRDFPSQVIIQFCHNHQIDVELFLRNLRPTKDLSDVFKIYYMYGHSPFSALICHKCDLHSSYGPEFYNVVSSNGICPPYSWCSQEYEQLFNRGFIEPGKVELMERLQEVIKKYNEECGSKCAVLTEDKDLMLCICTPLMKSVFESGFAEDLITVRCFSGPKAASEHQKLILFLCHTPIGSLPFGIVLTRSEETTAACNGIKTLLTLLGMPSYSPKTIIVDENPFVHKTLKEAFSTSEIIFNEFQLLQSIWRVIRLVCENDHEEFQALYNMFLVILSSRSEEDFNRNFDNLQVYADKYPKLSDFVKYFKVKFNNYVLYCRPQVEFNIDVLNYTDSGTIILQDVSVKYCDYFNILQIFDFLTKTYVTHYERKLGNIVDGDLKGFFKTNFYVPLNQISGFSCTKVSDTEFLVALNNTQFYVNAELDTCTCEVGVHGGSCVHQYIVENEVGLLPECYTPLGEDMLAILKSILAYKGSINKTNQVTYVCQEEENANIKIEVDSVIDVNNLGLVDEIFLSSSKINNPFTITKIDEEFVKEQLGDKEIEMEQTDTQAKREEELIRSDEKAGKIAEFLTHLNENSTFSSVAVATETKETVNTIEDFRNQFPDHIEIINEEDTELPEEPYFAEYKVMDKGVLSIVTDNNDYTNPGIPSTSEGLVDSFEDSNLVLISPKDFFDGPEKGEDDATDNSDSKVNILSSVVIKPHKSPNREKIPTKMNLKDLRRKDPKTSSNSNLVARINEVSISRVPTKKVKSINGRSFKSVSPDDKRPQITGFTVLQTLQQKPDLLVVPTSIDELEIVNKHEDLKKEEIMAHLLNVTGEENKDTAETEEIIKFVVEEDPEIAPKTIKKPDKESSLDLSGYVSDTVGDIIEIDSDDLEELASKEYFPLNSRSFKADSKNDITDSGDVFKNQLSTAFGQLTELANKNTFKQSVSKFLNKFKELKSSEKLVSALENFGSELPTQTKTQFVPRKSLGINCDLSDFSDDSSDFEHYSDCRTSCSEYHSELEELDDEDYQEYLRQEAKANESIMRLPSDLPGNVNQPFGIENKPSQSSRNTALTKPQVNVSRVKKVAPIKKRFYSSDDSDSDASKSSGILKSNVLRSVGLTARRVIPNVKQEFPSDVSKNWIRKNNSVNKRRFLQRNSIVQPNYHTFISTETSDSESEARPAKFKLQPRTNSITNNPKKHAQRRKCESGTDSEVYEPTKAAKTITALSSGNMVKHDTRELEHILTGDDAKVPCQPKKNKLETSLLENEELSFLFDDPRFEAIVMDAEEPLNDVSSLSISKPKKNSNGNALRNELREDIDDIATMLVGPKETKQASVKPGKSNLEFIKMKSEKTAHHRNSKGANLKLERMNINRSLFDRRNSESTNSKPEKVKTVGTLLDRSKRTSLKPEKVKIERNFVDDRNSKSTFMAASTLEPRNLGYEDIYKQFLENSHLHKEKKLAVKARTKMNFPEEASSSDSADSEILEKFTFSKKNERRRQKVPDLQLIVLIERNMQVEEKCRAMKRKQAGWKGKRGYKELLENAQRMKFM; this is encoded by the exons atgttacCCAACAGGAAAAGGAAGAGTTCGCTGGAAAGAGAACCCCAAAATCCGAAAATCAAG aaattaaagGATGCTTGGAAAACTTTTCCGGAAATTAAAGGTTTGCTAAATGAAGCTTCACTGGACCAAACAAGTCCTGAGCCCATCAACGAGGCAAAAATTAAG ATGAATAAGTTATTGCCTGATGACTATGACTTTATAATACTAACAGCGAGCACGAAGCCTGATGATCAGAATCAAGGCAGTGATGCAGTATTTGGCTGCATAAGGCTGCCTATACTTACCAAAGAAGATGCCTTTAAGTGGTTAAAGAAGTTTGAGAAGAAGACATTCACTTCCTACAGGTCACAGAACCATTGGAAATGTAATTCTGGGACTGGACTTACCAAG AACAAATTCGTCTGCTCCTTCCGGAATCCCAACAAATTATCTGATTCCTGCAAAGCCTGCTTAATATTCACCATCAAAGATGCAAATGAAGTTGC GACTAATCCTGACTATTACTTAAGGGACTTTCCGTCCCAAGTGATAATCCAGTTCTGCCACAACCACCAAATAGACGTGGAATTGTTCCTGCGAAACTTGCGTCCTACAAAAGACTTGAGTGATGTGTTTAAGATTTATTACATGTATGGCCATTCCCCATTTTCTGCTCTTATTTGTCATAAATGTGACTTGCACAGCTCATATGGGCCAGAATTTTATAACGTGGTGTCCAGTAATGGCATTTGCCCCCCTTATAGTTGGTGCTCGCAGGAGTATGAACAACTGTTTAATCGAGGGTTTATTGAACCTGGAAAGGTTGAGTTAATGGAAAGGCTGCAAGAagttataaagaaatataacGAAGAATGTGGCTCAAAATGTGCAGTTCTCACTGAAGATAAGGATTTAATGTTATGCATTTGTACTCCCCTAATGAAGAGTGTTTTTGAGTCTGGCTTTGCTGAGGATTTGATTACAGTTCGGTGCTTCTCAGGTCCTAAAGCAGCTTCAGAGCATCAAAagctaattttgtttttgtgtcaTACTCCTATTGGATCTCTCCCCTTTGGTATTGTGTTGACACGCAGTGAAGAAACCACCGCCGCTTGCAATGGCATAAAAACCTTGCTCACTTTGCTGGGAATGCCTTCATATAGTCCTAAAACAATTATAGTGGATGAAAACCCTTTCGTGCATAAAACCCTCAAAGAAGCCTTCTCCACATCTGAAATAATCTTCAATGAGTTTCAATTGCTGCAGTCTATATGGAGAGTGATTCGATTGGTGTGCGAAAATGATCATGAAGAATTCCAGGCATTATATAATATGTTTTTGGTGATTTTGAGCAGTCGCTCTGAAGAAGATTTCAACAGGAACTTCGATAATTTGCAGGTTTATGCAGACAAATATCCGAAACTAAGTGactttgtaaaatattttaaagtcaaATTCAATAACTACGTTCTCTATTGCCGTCCTCAAGTTGAATTCAATATTGACGTATTAAATTACACAGATTCAGGCACAATCATTTTGCAAGATGTTTCAGTTAAATATTgcgattattttaatattttgcaaatttttgattttttgaccAAAACTTATGTTACTCATTATGAACGGAAACTAGGGAATATCGTGGATGGGGATTTAAAGGGATTTTTCAAGACCAACTTTTACGTTCCCTTGAATCAAATTTCTGGGTTTTCTTGCACCAAAGTGAGCGATACAGAGTTTTTGGTGGCGCTAAATAATACACAGTTTTATGTCAACGCCGAGCTGGACACGTGTACTTGCGAAGTAGGGGTACATGGAGGTTCTTGTGTACATCAATATATCGTGGAAAATGAAGTAGGGTTGCTTCCTGAATGTTACACTCCCCTAGGCGAAGACATGCTGGCTATATTAAAGTCAATTTTAGCATACAAAGGCTCTATCAATAAAACGAACCAAGTAACTTATGTCTGCCAAGAGGAGGAGAATGCTAATATCAAAATTGAGGTGGACTCCGTTATTGATGTAAACAATTTAGGCCTTGTTGATGAGATTTTCCTTTCGAgttcgaaaataaataatccatTTACTATCACTAAAATTGACGAAGAATTTGTTAAAGAACAATTAGGTGATAAGGAGATTGAGATGGAGCAAACTGATACACAGGCTAAGAGAGAAGAAGAGTTAATAAGGAGTGATGAAAAGGCTGGAAAAATAGCGGAATTTCTCACTCATCTGAATGAGAACAGCACCTTCAGTTCAGTTGCAGTAGCTACCGAAACGAAGGAAACTGTAAACACCATTGAAGACTTTCGAAACCAGTTTCCAGATCACATAGAAATCATTAATGAAGAAGACACAGAATTACCAGAAGAACCATATTTTGCTGAGTACAAGGTAATGGACAAAGGAGTCTTGAGTATAGTTACTGACAATAATGATTACACCAACCCTGGTATTCCTTCTACCAGCGAAGGCCTTGTAGACAGTTTTGAGGACTCTAATTTAGTTCTGATCTCCCCTAAAGACTTCTTTGATGGCCCTGAAAAAGGAGAGGATGACGCCACAGATAATTCAGACTCAAAAGTCAACATTCTCTCTTCCGTGGTGATTAAACCTCACAAATCTCCAAACCGAGAGAAAATTCCTACTAAAATGAACCTCAAAGATCTAAGGAGGAAAGACCCAAAGACGTCTTCAAATTCCAATTTGGTGGCCAGAATTAACGAGGTCTCCATCTCTCGTGTTCCAACCAAAAAAGTCAAAAGTATTAATGGTCGCAGTTTCAAATCAGTTTCTCCTGATGATAAACGTCCCCAGATCACTGGATTTACAGTGCTACAAACACTGCAACAGAAACCCGATTTGCTTGTGGTTCCAACATCAATAGATGAACTTGAAATCGTAAACAAACATGAAGATTTAAAGAAGGAAGAAATAATGGCACATCTCTTAAATGTTACAGGTGAGGAGAATAAAGATACTGCAGAAACTGAAGAGATTATTAAGTTTGTAGTAGAAGAAGATCCTGAGATTGCACCAAAGACTATTAAAAAACCAGATAAAGAGTCATCTCTAGATCTATCTGGATATGTTAGTGATACTGTAGGAGATATTATTGAGATCGACTCGGATGATCTTGAAGAATTAGCTTCTAAAGAATATTTCCCACTAAATAGTCGCTCTTTTAAGGCAGATTCAAAAAATGACATCACAGATAGCGGAGACGTCTTCAAAAATCAGCTATCAACTGCTTTTGGTCAGCTAACAGAGTTGGCAAACAAAAACACCTTCAAACAGTCCGTATCCAAGTTTCTCAACAAATTCAAGGAGCTCAAGTCTAGTGAGAAGCTGGTATCAGCACTGGAGAATTTCGGATCCGAGTTGCCCACGCAAACTAAAACTCAATTCGTACCAAGAAAATCACTAGGAATTAACTGTGATCTTTCAGACTTCTCAGATGACTCCAGCGACTTCGAGCATTACAGTGACTGTAGAACTAGCTGCAGCGAATATCACTCCGAGTTAGAGGAACTAGACGATGAAGACTACCAAGAGTATCTTCGTCAAGAGGCTAAGGCTAATGAATCAATTATGAGACTACCAAGCGATTTGCCTGGAAACGTGAATCAACCCTTTGGGATTGAGAATAAGCCCTCACAAAGCAGTAGGAACACAGCACTCACAAAACCTCAGGTAAATGTGAGTCGTGTTAAGAAAGTTGCGCCAATCAAGAAGAGATTCTACTCGTCTGATGATTCTGATAGTGATGCTTCGAAATCTAGCGGTATATTGAAGAGTAACGTATTGAGAAGTGTTGGGTTGACCGCCAGGAGAGTTATTCCGAATGTTAAGCAGGAATTTCCTAGTGATGTCAGCAAGAATTGGATAAGGAAAAATAACAGTGTAAATAAGAGAAGATTTTTACAAAGAAATTCGATAGTTCAACCTAATTATCACACGTTTATTAGCACTGAGACTTCAGATAGTGAGAGCGAGGCAAGGCCTGCTAAATTCAAACTTCAACCTAGAACTAACAGCATCACTAACAATCCTAAGAAACATGCCCAAAGAAGAAAATGCGAGAGCGGGACTGATAGTGAAGTTTATGAACCAACTAAAGCTGCAAAAACCATCACTGCATTATCATCCGGTAATATGGTGAAGCATGATACTAGAGAATTGGAACACATATTGACCGGCGATGACGCTAAGGTGCCTTGCCAACCAAAGAAGAATAAATTAGAGACATCGCTGTTAGAAAATGAGGAACTTTCGTTTTTGTTCGACGACCCCAGATTTGAGGCCATAGTGATGGATGCAGAAGAACCTCTTAATGATGTCTCCAGTTTATCAATTTCAAAGCCCAAAAAGAACAGTAACGGGAATGCTCTAAGAAATGAGTTGCGCGAGGATATTGATGACATCGCAACAATGTTGGTTGGGCCCAAGGAAACTAAGCAGGCAAGTGTTAAACCTGGGAAaagtaatttagaatttataaaaatgaagtcTGAAAAGACTGCACATCATCGAAATTCCAAAGGTGCGAATTTAAAACTGGAGAGAATGAACATTAACAGAAGTTTATTCGATCGTCGAAATTCCGAAAGTACTAACTCAAAACCAGAGAAAGTGAAGACTGTTGGCACTTTATTAGATCGTTCCAAACGTACGAGTTTAAAACCTGAGAAAGTGAAGATTGAGAGAAATTTCGTAGATGACCGAAATTCCAAGAGTACCTTCATGGCAGCCTCCACCCTGGAGCCTCGCAATCTGGGCTATGAAGATATTTATAAGCAATTCCTGGAAAATTCCCATTTAcataaagaaaagaaacttgCTGTGAAAGCACGGACGAAAATGAACTTTCCCGAAGAAGCTTCGTCGAGTGACAGTGCAGATTCGgagattttggaaaaattcactttttctaagaaaaacgAAAGGCGCAGGCAGAAAGTACCCGATTTGCAACTCATAGTACTGATAGAGAGAAACATGCAAGTTGAGGAGAAATGTAGAGCGATGAAGCGGAAGCAAGCTGGTTGGAAAGGGAAAAGGGGATACAAAGAACTATTGGAGAATGCACAACGCATGAaatttatgtga